The Desulfosalsimonas propionicica genome has a segment encoding these proteins:
- a CDS encoding NRDE family protein, whose translation MCLIVIAIDAHPEYPLIIAANRDEFYSRPTAALDFWEDHPYILAGRDLQSRGTWLGVTPGGRIAAVTNYRDPSAMTPWGKSRGQLVRDFLAGDRRPERYLAEVEKQRDQYCGFNLLAGRLNEIWWYSNKNSGVVRLKAGIHGISNHLLDTPWPKVSTMKQKLAALIEASPVIEPHAVLDLLYDPRPAANDHLPDTGVGKDWERTLSPVFVVSPVYGTRCSSALILDKNGRLQFWERTFLADQAGPKPGETRRFELQWPDIPATT comes from the coding sequence ATGTGCCTCATTGTTATCGCCATAGACGCCCACCCGGAATACCCGCTGATCATCGCGGCCAACCGGGATGAATTCTACAGCCGGCCCACTGCGGCCCTGGATTTCTGGGAGGATCACCCCTATATCCTGGCCGGCCGGGATCTGCAGAGCCGGGGCACATGGCTCGGGGTCACGCCCGGCGGCAGGATCGCGGCGGTGACCAATTACCGGGATCCGTCTGCCATGACCCCATGGGGCAAATCCAGGGGGCAGCTGGTCCGCGACTTTCTGGCCGGAGACAGGCGGCCTGAACGCTATCTTGCCGAAGTGGAAAAGCAGCGGGATCAATATTGCGGGTTTAACCTGCTGGCGGGACGGCTCAATGAGATATGGTGGTATTCCAACAAAAACAGCGGCGTTGTCAGGCTTAAGGCAGGCATCCACGGCATCAGCAACCACCTGCTCGACACCCCCTGGCCAAAGGTCAGCACCATGAAGCAAAAACTCGCCGCACTGATCGAAGCCAGCCCCGTTATCGAGCCCCACGCAGTGCTGGACCTGCTCTACGATCCCAGACCCGCGGCAAACGACCACCTGCCGGACACGGGCGTGGGCAAAGACTGGGAGCGGACCCTTTCACCGGTCTTTGTTGTCAGCCCCGTTTACGGAACCCGGTGTTCCTCGGCCCTTATCCTGGACAAAAACGGCCGGCTACAGTTCTGGGAACGCACGTTTCTGGCAGATCAGGCCGGTCCGAAACCCGGAGAAACCCGCCGGTTTGAACTTCAGTGGCCGGATATACCCGCCACTACTTGA
- a CDS encoding thiolase family protein, whose product MQEVVIVSGARTPVGAFGGSLKDVTAVELGSLAIKEAVKRAGLRPALSDEMKDGAPDPFKGQPPVELESAGAQWDDNAREVAFDEVIMGNVLIAAQGQNPARQAMIRAGMPKETPGFTINKVCASGLKAIALAASSIMCGEAEAIVAGGQESMSCAPMALPKARWGHRMEVTGKGEVLDLMVYDGLYEIFYGYHMGVTAENIVEKYGISRQEQDELSVLSHNRARAAISDGTFAKEIVPVTIKTRKGDVVVDTDERPMETNMEKMAKLKPVFKKDGSVTAGNASGVNDGAAAVVLMSAQKAESLGLAPLAKIKAFASGGVDPAYMGLGPIPAIRKVLRQTGMSIDDLEIIELNEAFASQALACMKELGIDTQKPNQYGSGISLGHPIGCTGARQMVTAIHMMRDKSAKNALISMCIGGGMGMAMIIEA is encoded by the coding sequence ATGCAAGAGGTGGTGATCGTCAGCGGCGCCCGAACCCCGGTGGGCGCATTCGGCGGATCGCTCAAGGATGTCACGGCAGTTGAACTGGGCAGCCTCGCGATAAAGGAAGCAGTGAAACGCGCCGGGCTGAGGCCGGCATTAAGCGATGAAATGAAAGACGGAGCGCCTGATCCGTTCAAGGGTCAGCCTCCGGTGGAACTGGAATCCGCCGGCGCTCAGTGGGATGATAACGCCCGGGAAGTGGCATTTGACGAAGTGATCATGGGAAATGTCCTGATTGCCGCCCAGGGTCAGAACCCGGCGCGCCAGGCCATGATCCGCGCGGGCATGCCCAAGGAAACACCGGGATTTACCATCAACAAGGTCTGTGCCTCCGGATTAAAGGCCATTGCCTTGGCCGCTTCGTCGATTATGTGCGGCGAGGCCGAAGCCATTGTGGCCGGCGGCCAGGAAAGCATGAGCTGTGCGCCCATGGCCCTTCCCAAGGCCCGGTGGGGACATCGCATGGAGGTCACCGGCAAGGGCGAAGTTCTGGATTTGATGGTGTATGACGGTTTGTATGAAATTTTTTACGGCTATCACATGGGCGTGACCGCGGAAAATATCGTGGAAAAATACGGGATTTCCCGTCAGGAGCAGGATGAGCTGTCTGTTTTGAGCCACAACCGGGCCAGGGCGGCCATTTCCGACGGGACCTTTGCAAAGGAAATCGTGCCTGTGACCATCAAAACCCGAAAAGGGGATGTAGTGGTCGACACAGACGAACGGCCCATGGAAACCAATATGGAAAAAATGGCCAAGCTCAAGCCGGTGTTTAAAAAAGACGGCTCTGTCACTGCGGGCAACGCTTCGGGGGTCAATGACGGGGCTGCGGCAGTGGTGCTGATGAGCGCCCAAAAGGCCGAATCACTGGGCCTTGCCCCTCTTGCCAAAATCAAGGCATTTGCATCCGGCGGCGTGGATCCGGCTTACATGGGGCTGGGTCCCATTCCGGCTATCCGCAAGGTGCTGCGCCAAACCGGCATGAGCATTGATGACCTGGAGATCATTGAGTTAAACGAAGCCTTTGCGTCCCAGGCCCTGGCGTGCATGAAGGAACTCGGTATTGACACCCAAAAGCCCAATCAGTACGGAAGCGGCATCTCCCTGGGCCATCCCATCGGATGCACCGGTGCCCGGCAGATGGTGACCGCCATTCACATGATGCGCGACAAAAGCGCCAAAAACGCCCTGATTTCCATGTGCATCGGCGGCGGCATGGGCATGGCGATGATTATTGAGGCGTAG
- a CDS encoding cob(I)yrinic acid a,c-diamide adenosyltransferase produces the protein MEKGYIQVYTGNGKEKITAALGLALRAAGSGLRVYIARFMEKGHYSEIRALERLSDRIAVEQFGTGCFVPGKPDAADFEAAGKGLDAARQAMLSGDYDMVVLEEVNLAYESKIISEQDLMDFVSAKPDGVELVLTGRGGAPGVLERADLITDIKPVRHYFEQGVGACTGIES, from the coding sequence TTGGAAAAAGGATATATCCAGGTTTATACCGGCAACGGCAAGGAAAAGATCACCGCAGCCCTGGGCCTGGCCCTGCGCGCGGCCGGATCCGGGCTCAGGGTATACATCGCCCGGTTCATGGAAAAGGGCCACTACAGTGAAATCCGGGCCCTGGAGCGGCTCTCTGACCGGATTGCCGTGGAGCAGTTCGGTACGGGCTGTTTTGTGCCGGGCAAGCCTGATGCGGCGGATTTTGAGGCCGCCGGAAAGGGGCTGGATGCGGCCCGGCAGGCCATGCTTTCCGGTGACTATGACATGGTGGTGCTTGAAGAGGTCAATCTGGCCTATGAAAGCAAAATTATCTCAGAGCAGGATCTCATGGATTTTGTATCCGCCAAACCCGACGGGGTGGAGTTGGTGCTCACCGGCCGCGGCGGGGCCCCGGGCGTTTTGGAACGGGCTGATCTGATCACTGACATAAAGCCGGTGCGCCATTATTTTGAGCAGGGCGTGGGCGCGTGCACCGGAATCGAGAGCTGA
- the gyrA gene encoding DNA gyrase subunit A: MSDIQQRIDGISIDSEMKQSYLDYAMSVIIGRALPDVRDGLKPVHRRIMFAMRELRNDWNKPYKKSARIVGDVIGKYHPHGDSAVYDATVRMAQKFTLRYPFVDGQGNFGSVDGDPPAAMRYTEVRMTRLAHQMLEDIDKETVDWQLNYDETLNEPMVLPAKVPSLLLNGSSGIAVGMATNIPPHNLNELAEAIKALIDNSELSVNELIEYLPGPDFPTGGIIYGTEGIRQAYQTGRGKLRIRARIDIERDKKNNSDIIIVKELPYQVNKATLIEKMVHLVKDRQIEGVRYIRDESDKEGIRVAIALKKDQVAEVVLNLLYKHTPLESNFGIIFLAVVNRRPELMNLKEMLEHFIVHRKEIIIRRTRYDLKKAEARAHILEGLIIALDNIDEVVALIRAAASPAEAKAQLMERFSLSDAQSQAILDMRLQRLTGLERDKIKQEHVEILQAISRYKEILSSERLVLQLIKDELTEIQQTFGDKRLTKIVSETREITLEDMIVQEEMVVTITTAGYIKRNPITLYRKQHRGGKGKTGMGTKEEDLVSHLFVASTHHTFMFFTNQGRVYWCKVYDIPQGGRTSKGKAIVNLLNFAADERLTTVLAVPEFSPGNYVLMATRQGVVKKTDIMAFSRPRAGGIIAINLPEGDELMAARLTDGTRQVFLCTLFGKSIRFPETDIRASGRISRGVRGMRLVSGDRLVGMEVLTYGQTLLTATENGYGKRTSIDEYPVQKRGGKGVITIKTNERNGRVVTILVVSDEDEIMLVTDAGKIIRLAIGDISVISRNTQGVKLIDIEASERLVSAARLAEQEDAEVIADDEAGDDTDEG, encoded by the coding sequence ATGAGCGATATCCAGCAGCGCATCGATGGGATAAGCATCGACAGCGAGATGAAGCAGTCTTATCTCGATTATGCCATGAGCGTGATCATCGGCAGGGCCCTGCCCGATGTGCGCGATGGATTAAAACCGGTCCACCGGCGCATTATGTTTGCCATGCGCGAGCTGCGCAATGACTGGAACAAGCCCTACAAGAAATCGGCCCGTATTGTGGGTGACGTCATTGGTAAGTATCATCCCCACGGCGATTCCGCGGTTTATGACGCTACCGTGCGCATGGCCCAGAAATTCACCCTGCGTTATCCCTTTGTCGACGGGCAGGGCAACTTCGGCTCCGTGGACGGCGATCCCCCGGCGGCCATGCGTTATACGGAAGTGCGCATGACCCGGCTGGCCCACCAGATGCTCGAAGACATTGACAAGGAGACGGTGGACTGGCAGCTCAACTATGATGAAACACTAAACGAACCCATGGTGCTGCCCGCCAAGGTTCCGTCTTTGCTGTTAAACGGTTCATCGGGCATTGCCGTGGGCATGGCTACCAATATTCCGCCCCACAATCTAAACGAACTGGCAGAGGCCATCAAGGCGCTGATTGACAACAGCGAGCTGAGTGTCAACGAACTCATCGAGTATCTGCCAGGCCCGGATTTTCCCACCGGCGGCATCATCTACGGCACCGAAGGCATCCGGCAGGCCTACCAGACCGGCCGGGGCAAACTGCGCATCCGGGCGCGCATCGATATTGAACGGGACAAGAAAAACAACAGCGACATTATCATTGTCAAGGAACTGCCTTACCAGGTCAACAAGGCGACTTTGATCGAGAAAATGGTGCATCTGGTAAAGGATCGCCAGATCGAGGGGGTTCGCTATATCCGGGACGAGTCCGACAAGGAGGGCATCCGGGTGGCCATTGCCCTTAAAAAAGATCAGGTGGCCGAAGTGGTGCTAAACCTGCTCTATAAACACACCCCACTGGAGAGCAACTTCGGCATCATTTTCCTGGCTGTGGTCAACCGGCGGCCCGAACTGATGAATCTCAAGGAAATGCTTGAGCATTTCATCGTCCACCGTAAGGAAATCATCATCCGCCGGACCCGCTATGATCTGAAAAAGGCAGAGGCCCGGGCCCATATTCTGGAGGGGCTGATCATTGCCCTGGACAACATCGACGAGGTCGTGGCCCTGATCCGGGCCGCGGCATCGCCTGCGGAGGCCAAAGCCCAGCTCATGGAGCGTTTTTCCCTGTCTGACGCCCAGTCCCAGGCAATCCTGGATATGCGTCTGCAGCGCCTGACCGGACTTGAACGCGACAAGATCAAGCAGGAGCACGTGGAAATTCTCCAGGCCATTTCCAGATACAAGGAGATCCTGTCCAGCGAACGACTGGTGCTGCAGCTGATCAAGGATGAGCTTACGGAAATCCAGCAGACATTCGGGGATAAGCGGTTGACAAAGATCGTGTCCGAAACCCGGGAGATCACCTTAGAGGACATGATCGTACAGGAAGAGATGGTGGTGACCATCACCACGGCCGGCTATATCAAGCGCAATCCCATCACCCTATACCGCAAGCAGCACCGGGGCGGCAAGGGTAAGACCGGCATGGGCACCAAGGAAGAGGATCTGGTTTCGCACCTGTTTGTGGCCTCCACCCATCACACGTTTATGTTTTTTACCAACCAGGGCCGGGTTTACTGGTGCAAGGTTTATGACATTCCCCAGGGCGGGCGTACCAGCAAGGGCAAGGCCATTGTCAATCTGCTCAATTTTGCCGCCGATGAGCGCTTGACCACGGTGCTTGCCGTGCCTGAATTTTCCCCCGGCAATTACGTGCTCATGGCCACCCGTCAGGGTGTGGTGAAAAAGACCGATATCATGGCGTTTTCCAGGCCCCGGGCCGGGGGCATCATCGCCATTAACCTGCCTGAGGGCGACGAACTCATGGCTGCCCGGTTAACCGACGGCACCCGTCAGGTATTTTTGTGCACCCTGTTTGGCAAGTCGATCCGGTTTCCGGAAACCGACATCCGGGCTTCGGGACGCATTTCCCGGGGAGTGCGGGGAATGCGTCTTGTCAGCGGCGACCGGCTGGTTGGCATGGAAGTGCTCACTTACGGCCAGACCCTTCTGACGGCAACCGAAAACGGTTACGGCAAGCGCACCTCCATTGACGAGTACCCGGTGCAGAAACGGGGCGGCAAGGGCGTGATCACCATCAAAACCAACGAGAGAAACGGCCGGGTGGTGACCATCCTGGTGGTCTCAGACGAAGACGAGATCATGCTGGTCACAGATGCCGGAAAGATCATCCGCCTGGCCATTGGCGATATATCAGTGATCAGTCGCAACACCCAGGGAGTCAAGCTCATCGACATTGAAGCAAGCGAACGACTGGTAAGTGCCGCGCGGCTGGCTGAGCAGGAGGATGCGGAAGTCATTGCGGATGATGAGGCAGGCGACGATACAGATGAAGGGTAA
- a CDS encoding FAD-dependent oxidoreductase: protein MIQDPLFNPISINSMQVDNRIYLPAMHLGMADNFQVTEQILAFYRQRAKGGAGMICVGYATVDELSGNSLNIGAHKDEFVAGLAKLAGVIRENGAKNAVQLNHAGRYNMSFFLNGQQPVAPSAVASRMTRETPHALEIPEIKQIVDNFTQAARRVKEAGFDAVEVLHGTGYLISEFLSPLTNKREDEYGGSFENRIRFGIEVMRAIRKQVGPDFPLIVRMNGNDFMPEGQGRDELREYAKALISQAGVDALCINVGWHEARVPQITTAVPRGAFAYLSRGIKEAVDVPVIASHRINDPHTARDMIADGMCDMVAMGRSLIADPNLPQKAKQGKENQIVHCVACAQGCFDNLFQLKHVECLCNPMAGHEHEAAVKPSDKPKKVMVIGGGAAGMNAAIAAADRGHLVALYEKSGRLGGQLYLAAAPPGRDEFAQLARDLEQQVRCRNIEVHLDTAVDKALIEQQKPDHVVLATGAEPMTPPIAGVELGHVVQAWDVLAGKVYTGKRVVVVGGGAVGVETALFLAEKGTLDGETMKFLLINRAEDADTLYEYCVKGTKEVTLLEMMDKIGKDFGKTTRWGMMQDVSRFGIQPMTATRALEITKTGIRVEQQEGQATEIEADTVVLCVGARSDNALADRLRDMGIAFSIAGDAENIGMAFDAVHKGYAAGNRIE from the coding sequence ATGATACAGGACCCGCTGTTTAATCCGATTTCCATCAACAGCATGCAGGTGGACAACCGGATCTATCTTCCGGCCATGCACCTTGGCATGGCCGACAATTTCCAGGTAACCGAACAGATTCTGGCATTTTACCGGCAACGCGCCAAAGGCGGGGCCGGCATGATCTGTGTGGGATATGCTACAGTGGACGAACTTTCCGGAAACTCTTTAAACATCGGTGCCCACAAGGACGAATTCGTGGCCGGGCTGGCCAAACTCGCTGGTGTGATCCGGGAAAACGGGGCCAAAAACGCAGTGCAGCTCAACCATGCGGGCCGCTACAACATGTCGTTTTTCCTAAACGGCCAGCAGCCGGTGGCCCCGTCCGCGGTGGCTTCCCGGATGACCCGGGAAACCCCGCACGCCCTTGAAATCCCGGAAATCAAGCAGATCGTGGACAATTTCACACAGGCCGCCAGGCGGGTCAAAGAAGCCGGGTTTGACGCCGTGGAGGTGCTTCACGGAACAGGCTATCTCATCAGCGAATTTCTCTCGCCTTTGACCAACAAGCGTGAGGATGAATACGGCGGCAGCTTTGAAAACCGTATCCGCTTCGGCATCGAGGTGATGCGCGCCATCCGCAAACAGGTGGGCCCGGATTTCCCCCTGATCGTGCGCATGAACGGCAATGACTTCATGCCTGAAGGCCAGGGCAGAGACGAGCTGCGAGAATATGCAAAGGCCCTGATCTCCCAGGCCGGCGTCGATGCCCTGTGCATCAACGTAGGCTGGCACGAGGCCCGGGTGCCTCAGATCACCACGGCCGTGCCCAGGGGGGCGTTTGCCTATCTTTCCCGGGGCATCAAGGAGGCCGTGGACGTGCCTGTAATCGCCAGCCATCGCATCAATGACCCGCACACGGCAAGGGACATGATCGCAGACGGCATGTGCGACATGGTGGCCATGGGCCGCAGCCTGATCGCCGACCCCAACCTACCGCAGAAAGCCAAACAGGGAAAAGAAAACCAGATCGTTCACTGCGTGGCCTGCGCCCAGGGCTGTTTTGACAACCTGTTTCAGTTAAAACACGTGGAATGCCTCTGCAACCCCATGGCCGGCCATGAGCATGAAGCCGCGGTCAAGCCCTCAGACAAGCCCAAAAAAGTCATGGTCATCGGCGGCGGGGCCGCGGGGATGAACGCAGCCATTGCCGCGGCAGACCGGGGCCATTTGGTGGCATTGTATGAAAAATCCGGCCGCCTGGGCGGCCAGCTCTACCTTGCGGCCGCACCTCCGGGCAGAGACGAGTTCGCCCAGCTGGCAAGGGACCTGGAACAGCAGGTCCGGTGCCGCAACATCGAAGTACACCTGGACACGGCCGTGGACAAAGCTTTGATTGAGCAGCAGAAACCGGATCACGTGGTGCTGGCCACCGGCGCCGAACCCATGACCCCGCCCATTGCAGGCGTGGAACTGGGTCACGTGGTACAGGCCTGGGACGTGCTGGCTGGAAAGGTGTATACGGGAAAACGCGTTGTGGTGGTCGGCGGCGGCGCCGTGGGCGTGGAAACCGCCCTGTTTCTGGCGGAAAAGGGCACACTGGACGGAGAAACCATGAAATTTCTGCTCATCAACCGGGCTGAAGACGCAGACACCCTATACGAGTACTGTGTTAAGGGCACCAAGGAAGTCACGCTCCTTGAAATGATGGACAAAATCGGAAAAGATTTTGGCAAAACCACCCGCTGGGGCATGATGCAGGATGTCTCCAGGTTCGGCATCCAGCCCATGACCGCCACCCGGGCCCTGGAAATCACCAAAACCGGCATCCGGGTCGAGCAGCAGGAGGGCCAGGCCACGGAAATAGAAGCAGACACGGTTGTGCTCTGCGTCGGGGCCAGGTCTGACAATGCCCTGGCAGACCGGCTCAGGGATATGGGCATTGCTTTTAGCATTGCCGGGGATGCCGAAAACATCGGCATGGCCTTTGACGCCGTTCACAAGGGATATGCCGCAGGAAACCGCATTGAATGA
- the cobU gene encoding bifunctional adenosylcobinamide kinase/adenosylcobinamide-phosphate guanylyltransferase: protein MDGREIHLVLGGCRSGKSSRALDLADARTAEKNIFVATCMPADDEMQARVVRHQQERDPKWQTVEEPLELARVIREHGRPRGADVILVDCLTLWISNLMARYEDDDKVMEQVGDLGRALGDAACPVFLVSNEVGGGIVPENAMARRFRDLAGFVNQHTARCARRVTWMVAGIAVEIK from the coding sequence ATGGACGGCAGAGAAATTCATCTTGTGCTGGGCGGCTGCAGAAGCGGAAAAAGCAGTCGCGCCTTGGATCTGGCAGATGCCCGGACCGCGGAGAAAAATATTTTCGTGGCCACGTGCATGCCTGCAGACGATGAAATGCAGGCCCGGGTGGTGCGCCACCAGCAGGAGCGGGATCCGAAGTGGCAGACCGTGGAAGAGCCCCTGGAACTGGCCCGGGTCATCCGGGAGCACGGCCGGCCCCGGGGCGCGGACGTGATTCTGGTGGATTGCCTGACTCTCTGGATTTCAAATCTCATGGCCCGTTATGAAGATGATGACAAGGTCATGGAACAGGTGGGGGATCTGGGCCGTGCCCTGGGCGATGCTGCCTGTCCGGTGTTTTTGGTTTCAAATGAGGTGGGCGGCGGTATTGTGCCGGAAAATGCCATGGCCCGGCGCTTTCGGGATCTGGCCGGGTTTGTTAACCAGCACACGGCCCGGTGTGCACGGCGGGTGACCTGGATGGTGGCCGGCATTGCCGTGGAGATCAAGTAG
- a CDS encoding TetR/AcrR family transcriptional regulator: METNRYGKSERTRRRIIEKAAPLINKKGVAGTSIAELTAATGLTKGGIYGNFKNKDELILAVYDYHAAFLNRIFARELARAHTPGEKLGVCPAVFRKLYAHTCAYGGCPIVNTATEADDTHPALCRRVAETVGLLKNRLAGLISRGIETGEIRPETDAQRTAGLILSLFEGGGILARVTGRDAYVTDAVDHIEALIADIRQP, from the coding sequence ATGGAAACCAACAGGTATGGCAAATCCGAGCGCACCCGGCGGCGCATCATCGAAAAAGCCGCACCCCTGATCAACAAAAAAGGGGTGGCAGGCACCTCCATTGCCGAACTTACTGCTGCTACCGGCCTGACCAAGGGCGGCATTTACGGCAATTTTAAAAACAAGGATGAGCTGATACTGGCGGTCTACGACTATCATGCCGCATTTCTCAACCGGATTTTCGCCCGGGAACTGGCCCGGGCCCACACACCGGGCGAAAAACTCGGGGTCTGCCCGGCGGTCTTTCGCAAGCTTTATGCCCATACCTGCGCTTACGGGGGATGTCCCATCGTCAACACCGCCACAGAGGCGGACGACACGCACCCGGCGCTTTGCCGGCGCGTGGCCGAAACCGTTGGTTTACTGAAAAACCGCCTGGCCGGCCTGATCAGCCGGGGCATTGAAACCGGTGAAATCCGGCCGGAGACCGATGCGCAGCGCACTGCCGGGCTGATTCTTTCGCTGTTTGAAGGCGGGGGCATCCTGGCCCGGGTCACAGGCAGGGACGCTTATGTGACAGATGCCGTGGATCACATCGAGGCTTTGATCGCAGATATCCGGCAGCCTTAG